A window of Micromonospora sp. WMMC415 genomic DNA:
CCAGCTGCCAGCGCTCCGAGAGGGCGGTGAGCTGCTCGCGCTTGTCGGCCAGCTCCTTGCGCAGCCGCTCCAGCCGCTCGGCGGACGCGGCGTCCGGCTCCTTGGCCAGCGCCATTTCCTCGATCTCCAGCCGGCGCACCGCCCGCTCGATCTCGTCCACCTCGACCGGCCGGGAGTCGATCTCCATGCGCAGGCGGGACGCCGACTCGTCGACCAGGTCGATGGCCTTGTCCGGCAGGAAGCGGTCGGTGATGTAGCGGTCCGACAGGGCGGCGGCGGCGACCAGCGCGGCGTCGGTGATGCGTACGCCGTGGTGCACCTCGTAGCGTTCCTTGAGCCCGCGCAGGATGCCGATGGTGTCCTCGATCGTCGGCTCGCCGACCAGCACCGGCTGGAAGCGGCGCTCCAGGGCCGGGTCCTTCTCGATGTGCTCACGGTACTCGTCCAGCGTCGTCGCGCCGACCATCCGCAACTCGCCGCGGGCGAGCATCGGCTTGAGCATGTTGCCGGCGTCCATCGAGCCCTCGCCCTTACCGGCGCCGACCACCGTGTGCAGCTCGTCGAGGAAGGTGATGACCTGGCCGTCGGAGTTCTTGATCTCCTCCAGGACGGACTTCAGCCGCTCCTCGAACTGCCCCCGGTACGACGCGCCAGCCACCATCGCGCCCAGGTCGAGCGAGACGAGCTTCTTGTCCCGCAGCGACTCCGGCACGTCACCGGCCACGATCCGCTGGGCGAGACCCTCCACGATGGCGGTCTTGCCGACGCCCGGCTCACCGATCAGGACCGGGTTGTTCTTCGTACGCCGCGACAGCACCTGGATCACCCGGCGGATCTCGGCGTCCCGGCCGATCACCGGGTCGATCTTGCCGTCGCGGGCACTGGCGGTCAGGTCGACGCCGTACTTCGCGAGGGCCTGGTAGGTCTGCTCCGGGTCGGCCGTGGTGACCCGCCGGTCGCCGCCACGCACGGTCGGGAACGCGGCGACCAGGGTCTCCTCGGTGGCACCGGCGGACGTGAGCGCGGCCGACACCGCGCCACCCACCCGGGCCAGGCCGGCGAGCAGGTGCTCGGTGGAGGTGTACTCGTCGCCGAGCGGCCGGGCGATCTGCTCGGCGGCGCCGATGGCGTTGACGAACTCGCGCGCCAGGGTCGGCTCGGCGATGCTGGAGCCGCGGGCGGCGGGCAGCGCGTCGATCGCGCGCTGGGTGGCCCGGCGCAGCTCGCCGGGGTCGGCCCCGACAGCGCGCAGCAGGCCGGCCGCGGTCGACCCCTCGGTGTCCAGCAGGGACAGCAGCAGGTGCCAGGGCTCCACGGTGGCGTGGCCGCGCTGGTTGGCGAGTGCGACGGCACCGGTGATGGTCTCGCGGCTCTTGGTGGTGAGACGTTCGGTGTTCATGGGCTCCCCCGGATCGGCGTTGTCCACTGGTACGGACACTCCCAGAGTTGAGCCTATTCCGCTCAACCCTACGGGTGTGACCTGAGTCACCGTGGCCAGGGTGGGCGCGCCGTGCAGGGTGTCTCGTGGTCGGCCCGGAGGGCGCAGCGCCGGCCGCCGTCGAGCTTGCGGTCGCAGAAGACCCAATGGCGTACGCCCTGATTGTCCTCCGTCGACACCGTGATCCCACCCGCCTCGACGCAGCCGAGGAAGGCCAGCGAGCGGGCGACCGCCCGAGCCAGGATCTTGACTCGGGCCAGGTCCGGCGCCGTGACCGGCAGGTGGATGACGTACCGCCCGCTCATCGCAACCTCTCGCCGTCAGGTGGAAGGGGCGGCCCGGCCAGGTCCCGTCGGCCGGGCCGCCCCACCCTGCCACCGCAGCCTCCATAGGCAGTACGTCCGCAGGGTTGAACGCGGCCGAGACGAGCCACGGGGGATGCCCGCCTCGGCCTGATGAGCGCCGTCGAGAAGTTGGTTGCCTACCAGGACTTCCGCCACGGACCGCCCGTCGAAGCCAACATACAATGCAAAGCATTCGAACACAACAAGTGACCATGCTAAGCACGCGAAGTGTTGGAGGATCGGTCGCGATCATGGGAAGATCTTGGGGCCTACCAGGAGTGCCGTCATGCCCCGAGTTTCCGACCGCCAGCGGATTGCACAGGACATCCGCGACAAGATCAGCTCAGGTGAATACGCCCCGGGCGACAAGCTGCCGTCGCTGCGTGAGATGACCGTTCACTACGGAGTCTCCGCCGAGCCCGTGCGATCAGCTCTGCTGATCCTTCACGCGGAGGGCCTGATCGAAGGCCACCAGGGCAAGGGCACCTACGTCACTCCCCGTCCCGCCCCGACACGTCGCGACGGCGAGGCGTGACCCGAGATCTTCCAAGATCTCGAAACCTACGCCGCCTCCAGCACCACCCTCGTCCAGGTGGTGAAGGGGGGTCGGGCCAGGAGGAGTTCCTTGGGGGCGGCTGCCGTGAGGGTGCCGTCGTCGAGGATCCGGAGGTAGTGCTCGGGGCTCACCGGCCAGGGCACGTCGGTGTAGCGGCCGCCGGCCACCACACCCGCCCCGCGTGAGCTGACCACCGCCGCTCGCCCACCACCCAGCAGCGCCGGCGGGGCCACCCGCTCCGGATGCCCCTCGGCGCGTACCGGCTGCCAGGAGCCGGCCCAGCGCCACAGCGCCGGGAATCCCCTGCGGTCCGGCCGCTCGCCGATCAGCCACAGCTCCCCGTCCGGCGCGACCTCGACCCGGGTGATGTTCACGTCGCCGGTCGCCGGTGCCGGCACCGGGGTCGCCCGCCAGCTCCGCCCCCCGTCGGTGGAGACCGCCGCGTACGGCAGGCCGCCGGCCGCCCCGGCCGCGGCGAGCAATCCTCTGCTCTCACCGACCGTGTTCAGTCCCCGTACCCCGGGCTGCACCGGAAGCCGGTCCAGGCCGGCGCCGTCCCAACGGCCCACGCCGCCCTCGGCCTCGACGATCTGGAAGCGCCCCTGGGCGGCCCGCCACTCGACGGGCCCCGCCTCGCCCCTGGTGTGCCGGAAGGTCCGGCCGCCGTCCGTGGAGGCCCACCAGCCGTACGGTTCGCTGAGCAGTGCCAGCACGCCGGTGGCGACGTACACCTGCTGGTTGTCGGCGACGGGTCGCGGGTGCCGGAGCTTCCGCCACGAGCGGCCGCCGTCCGTCGTGGCGTAGAGCAGCGCGGGACAGTCCCGGCCAGGTGGCCGCTCGCCGCAGGAGGCGAAGAGGGCGTAGCCGTGGGAGGCGTCGACGAACTCGACGTACGGGCGGTCGTACCCCTCGGGCACCGCAACCTGCACGCGACGCGTCTCCGCGACGGCGACCGCGGTGGGCGGAGGCCCGGGGGTTTGCGAGATGGCGGCGGACGGCCCAATGGGGGGCGTCCGGGACGGCGGGTCGCGGCGGATGTCCCCGATCGAACAGGCCGCCAGCATCGGCACCAGTGCGACCAGCCAGGGGAGACGCCGCTCGATCATCACGACCTCCGTCAGAGGTAGCCTTGCACCCGTGCGAGTACGTGTCGAACAGACTGCCCTACCGGGGATCGGCGTACGTCACGAGCTGGTGACGGAGTCCGGACGCCGGCTCGGCGTCGTCACTCACCGCAACGGCCGTCGTGACCTCGTCCTGTACGACCCGGACGATCCCGACTCCTGCCAGGCGGACATTCCGCTGACCGACGACGAGGCGGAGGCGCTCGCCGACATCCTCGGCGCGTCGCTGATGCTCGGCCAGCTGTCGGGCCTGCGGGAGCAGGCCGCCGGCCTGCTCACCGAGCAGATCGCGATCCCGGCCGGCTCGTCGTACGTCGGTCGCAAGCTCGGCGACACCAAGGCGCGTACCCGCACGGGCGCCTCGATCGTGGCGGTGCTGCGCCACGGCGAGGTGATCGTCTCTCCGGACCCCTCGTTCCGCTTCGCGGCCGGTGACGTGGTGGTCGTCGTCGGGACCCGGCAGGGCCTCGACGGCGTGACCGCCATCTTCGCCGACGGTGACCCGGACGGCTGAGGCGGATGCACGAAACCACGTCGCTGCTCGTCGAGGTCGGCGCGCTGCTGTTCCTGCTCGGCCTGCTCGGCCGGCTCAGCCGACGGATCGGCCTCTCCCCCATCCCGCTCTACCTGCTCGCCGGCCTGGTCTTCGGGCACGGCGGCGTGTTCGAGTTCAAGGCCAGCGAGGAGTTCTTCGCGATCGGCGCCGAGATCGGCGTGATCCTGCTGCTGGTCATGCTCGGCCTGGAGTACTCGGCCGGCGAGTTGGTCGGCAACCTCCGGGCGGCCGCACCCGCGGGGCTCATCGACGGCGTGCTCAACGCGCTGCCGGGAGCCGCCTTCGCGCTGCTGCTCGGTTGGGACTGGGTGGCCGCGATCGTGCTCGCCGGCATCACCTGGGTCTCGTCGTCCGGCGTCATCGCGAAGGTGATCGCCGACCTGGGCCGGCTCGGTAACCGGGAGACGCCGGTGGTGCTCTCGGTGCTGGTCATCGAGGACCTGGCGATGGCCTTCTACCTGCCGCTGCTC
This region includes:
- the clpB gene encoding ATP-dependent chaperone ClpB; this encodes MNTERLTTKSRETITGAVALANQRGHATVEPWHLLLSLLDTEGSTAAGLLRAVGADPGELRRATQRAIDALPAARGSSIAEPTLAREFVNAIGAAEQIARPLGDEYTSTEHLLAGLARVGGAVSAALTSAGATEETLVAAFPTVRGGDRRVTTADPEQTYQALAKYGVDLTASARDGKIDPVIGRDAEIRRVIQVLSRRTKNNPVLIGEPGVGKTAIVEGLAQRIVAGDVPESLRDKKLVSLDLGAMVAGASYRGQFEERLKSVLEEIKNSDGQVITFLDELHTVVGAGKGEGSMDAGNMLKPMLARGELRMVGATTLDEYREHIEKDPALERRFQPVLVGEPTIEDTIGILRGLKERYEVHHGVRITDAALVAAAALSDRYITDRFLPDKAIDLVDESASRLRMEIDSRPVEVDEIERAVRRLEIEEMALAKEPDAASAERLERLRKELADKREQLTALSERWQLEKSHITKLSTAKEELERLSGEAERAERDGELERAAELRYGRIPALKADLKRAEEELARLQAGGAMLKEEVGADDIAAVVASWTGIPAGRLLEGETAKLLRMEESLRARVVGQSEAVGAVSDAVRRARAGVADPDRPTGSFLFLGPTGVGKTELAKALAEFLFDDERAMVRIDMSEYGEKHSVARLVGAPPGYVGYEEGGQLTEAVRRRPYSVILLDEVEKAHQDVFDILLQVLDDGRLTDGQGRTVDFRNAILILTSNLGSSVISDLTLAEEQRREGVLAVVRSHFKPEFLNRLDDIVVFAALQGEDLRAIVDIQLDRMRRRLADRRLGLEITEPARTWLAEHGYDPIYGARPLRRLVQSAIGDQLAKALLSGGIRDGDTVKVDLSDSKDALAVTAAP
- a CDS encoding winged helix-turn-helix domain-containing protein, with protein sequence MPRVSDRQRIAQDIRDKISSGEYAPGDKLPSLREMTVHYGVSAEPVRSALLILHAEGLIEGHQGKGTYVTPRPAPTRRDGEA
- a CDS encoding cation:proton antiporter regulatory subunit, translating into MRVRVEQTALPGIGVRHELVTESGRRLGVVTHRNGRRDLVLYDPDDPDSCQADIPLTDDEAEALADILGASLMLGQLSGLREQAAGLLTEQIAIPAGSSYVGRKLGDTKARTRTGASIVAVLRHGEVIVSPDPSFRFAAGDVVVVVGTRQGLDGVTAIFADGDPDG